One stretch of Manis pentadactyla isolate mManPen7 chromosome 10, mManPen7.hap1, whole genome shotgun sequence DNA includes these proteins:
- the LOC118931233 gene encoding olfactory receptor 6C2-like, translating into MKNHSSITFILLGLTDDPLLQVFLLVFLFLTYIFTVAGNLIIVLLTLLDPHLKTPMYFFLRNFSILEIIFTTVCVPRFLYSLTTGDRRVTYNACFIQLFFIIFIGTAEFFLLTAMSYDRYMAICKPLHYITIMNDRVCTILVLLCWLIGLIVILPPLSLGVQLDFCNFYLIDHFGCDASPLLKIICSDTQFIEQLALVMAVLTLIFTLVCVAVSYTYIIKTILRLPSAQQRKKAFSTCSSHMIVVSITYGSCIFIYIKPAKEGVAMNKVVSLLNTSVIPLMNPVIYTLRNKQVKQAFKDSIKKMAFLSKN; encoded by the coding sequence ATGAAAAATCATTCTTCAATAACATTCATCCTACTTGGATTAACAGATGACCCACTACTACAggtttttcttttggtatttctgtttctcacctACATTTTCACTGTTGCTGGAAATCTCATCATTGTGCTCCTCACTCTGCTGGACCCTCATCTTAAaacacccatgtactttttccttcggaatttctccatcttagaaataatatttacaacTGTCTGTGTTCCTCGATTCCTGTATAGCCTGACAACTGGGGACAGAAGGGTTACCTATAATGCTTGCTTCAtccaattattttttatcatcttCATTGGGAcagcagaattttttctcctaactgccatgtcctatgaccgctacatggccatctgcaagcccctgCACTACATCACCATCATGAATGACAGGGTTTGCACCATTCTTGTCCTTTTGTGTTGGCTGATTGGGTTAATTGTCATACTCCCTCCACTTAGCCTAGGAGTTCAGCTGGATTTCTGTAACTTCTATCTCATTGACCACTTTGGCTGTGATGCATCTCCTCTTCTGAAGATTATATGCTCAGACACTCAATTTATAGAGCAGCTTGCCCTTGTCATGGCTGTGCTGACCCTAATTTTCACATTAGTCTGTGTAGCTGTGTCCTACACATACATCATCAAGACTATTTTAAGACTCCCTTCAgctcagcaaagaaaaaaagctttctccacctgttcttcccacatgattgtAGTTTCCATCACTTACGGAAGTTGCATCTTCATCTATATCAAACCAGCAAAGGAAGGCGTGGCCATGAATAAGGTGGTGTCATTGCTCAACACGTCAGTCATCCCTCTGATGAACCCTGTCATTTACACTCTACGGAACAAGCAAGTCAAGCAAGCCTTCAAGGACTCAATAAAAAAGATGGCCTTTCTTTCAAAGAATTAG